One Brassica napus cultivar Da-Ae chromosome A1, Da-Ae, whole genome shotgun sequence genomic region harbors:
- the LOC106434573 gene encoding transcription factor DIVARICATA, with the protein MGSKQWTRYEDKLFESLLLKFPENTPNRFEAIAGHLNVPLEEVKHYYKALVHDINLIESDQYPTTNYPDGIPSQTKHMEKEKKRGKPWTEEEHRLFLEGLDKYGKGDWKNISRKIVMTKTPMQVASHAQKYILRQEAKEKAKKRSSIHDITLIDLAANNVTAPRSDLDSTMGQPPSDQQVPQDHHHSDEDYLIEKMYT; encoded by the exons ATGGGTTCGAAGCAGTGGACGAGGTATGAGGACAAACTGTTTGAGAGTCTTCTGTTGAAGTTCCCAGAAAATACTCCCAATAGGTTTGAGGCTATCGCCGGACATCTTAATGTACCGCTTGAAGAGGTGAAGCACTACTACAAAGCTTTGGTCCACGATATTAACCTTATCGAATCGGATCAATATCCTACTACTAATTATCCAGATGGGATCCCATCCCAGACCAAACATatggagaaagaaaaaaagaggggAAAACCTTGGACAGAAGAGGAACACAG GCTTTTTCTGGAGGGGCTAGATAAATATGGGAAAGGAGATTGGAAGAACATATCGAGAAAGATTGTGATGACAAAGACCCCAATGCAAGTCGCAAGCCATGCACAAAAGTATATCCTGAGGCAAGAGgccaaggagaaggcaaagaaACGCTCCAGTATCCATGACATAACTTTGATAGATCTTGCTGCTAACAATGTAACCGCACCTCGATCCGACTTGGACTCTACGATGGGCCAGCCACCTTCTGATCAGCAGGTGCCTCAAGACCATCATCATTCCGACGAAGACTATTTGATTGAGAAGATGTATACGTAA
- the LOC106434572 gene encoding transcription factor DIVARICATA-like → MAANSWTNEENEQFKNAVQVFSAFSPNRFELIAQFLGKSVVDVKENYQEMVDDLLEIRSSQLALSNGMFDAVELCQIEKPIWDKEEHEWFLIGLGRFGRNCNKIAVLVVTKTPMQVAIYAQNFFNWHNSQNNVVKRRRTVDITMGDIRVDSTGQQGRTMGGINVGLNWPTIQENLVPLQPQRQQGPVPLETGQDANISDSESNNLP, encoded by the exons ATGGCTGCGAATTCATGGACAAATGAAGAGAACGAGCAGTTCAAGAACGCAGTGCAAGTGTTCTCTGCGTTTTCACCCAATCGGTTTGAGCTTATAGCCCAATTTCTAGGGAAATCGGTGGTCGATGTTAAGGAGAATTACCAGGAAATGGTCGATGATCTTCTAGAGATCAGATCGAGTCAATTAGCTTTATCTAATGGGATGTTTGATGCAGTTGAGCTGTGCCAGATCGAGAAACCTATATGGGACAAAGAAGAACATGA ATGGTTCCTGATTGGGTTAGGGCGGTTTGGGAGAAATTGTAACAAAATAGCGGTCTTAGTGGTTACCAAAACCCCGATGCAAGTGGCGATCTATGCACAGAACTTCTTCAATTGGCACAACTCACAGAACAATGTAGTGAAGCGGCGGAGAACCGTGGACATAACTATGGGGGACATCAGAGTGGACTCAACTGGCCAACAAGGGAGAACTATGGGGGGCATCAATGTGGGACTCAACTGGCCAACAATACAAGAGAACCTAGTTCCTTTGCAGCCGCAACGACAACAAGGGCCAGTTCCGCTGGAAACCGGTCAGGATGCTAACATTTCTGATTCTGAATCGAATAATCTTCCATGA
- the LOC106434571 gene encoding myb-like protein H has translation MAANSWTQEENEQFKDAVQRFSAFFPDRFECIAQRLQKSVVDVKEHYQEMVDDLLEIRSSQLALSNGMFDAVEPSWCRIEKPIWDIEEHEWFLIGLERFGRNCDKIAVLLVTKTPMQVAIYARNFFYWHNSKNNVLKRRRTMDITMGDIRVDSSGQHNRMRGINRDSTGQEERPMGGVNVGLNWSTREPSSFAAARQQLG, from the exons ATGGCTGCGAAttcatggacacaagaagagaaCGAGCAGTTCAAGGATGCAGTGCAGAGGTTCTCTGCGTTTTTTCCCGATCGGTTCGAGTGTATAGCCCAGCGTCTACAGAAATCGGTGGTCGATGTTAAGGAGCATTACCAGGAAATGGTCGATGATCTTCTAGAGATCAGATCGAGTCAATTAGCTTTATCTAATGGGATGTTCGATGCAGTTGAGCCGAGTTGGTGCCGGATCGAGAAACCTATATGGGACATAGAGGAACATGA ATGGTTCCTGATCGGGTTAGAGCGGTTTGGGAGAAACTGTGACAAAATAGCGGTCTTATTGGTTACCAAAACCCCGATGCAAGTGGCTATCTATGCACGTAACTTCTTCTATTGGCACAACTCAAAGAACAATGTCTTAAAGCGGCGGAGAACCATGGACATAACTATGGGGGACATCAGAGTGGACTCATCTGGCCAACACAACAGAATGAGGGGCATCAATAGGGACTCAACTGGCCAAGAAGAGAGACCTATGGGGGGCGTCAATGTGGGACTCAACTGGTCAACAAGAGAGCCTAGTTCCTTCGCAGCCGCACGACAACAATTGGGCTAG